TCGGGTGCGGGCTGGCGGCGAAGGCCTCGAGCACGTCGAGCGCGCGCGCCACCGATTGCAGGAACAGCCGGTCGTCGACCCCGCCCCGCGGATCCGCTCCCCCGTCCGCCTCGTCGTCCGTTCGCATGCGCTCAGCCGTCCCTCGCGTGAGCGGCCGTTCTACACCATCGGGCGCTCACGAGAGCAAGACGATCGTATCGGCGAGCGATGTGACCCCGCGTCCGGCCGGCCCTAGCTCCGCACCGGGAACACCCGCGGCGACAGCTCTTCCAGGCTGCGCCCGGCCCAGTCGCGGCCGGGGGCCCCGGCGATGACCTCCGCCTGGCCGCGCCGCAGCATGTCGATGTCCTCGGCGATGTCGAAGGTCGTCACCGCGCCGTCGCGAACGACCTGGACCCCGTCGACGTAGACGTCGCGCACGGCGCGGTCGTTGGCCGAGTAGATCAGGCTGCGCAACGGCTCGTAATCGGGCTGCATGTACGGGTTGCTCATGTCGATCACGGCGAAATCGGCCTTGCAGCCGCTGGCCAGCCGGCCGAGATCGGGCCGCCGGATCAGGTCGGCGCCGCCGCTCGTCGCGGCCGTGAAGGCCTGGGCCGTGGTCGCGCCGGTGTAGCTGCCGGCCCGGATGCGGCTGGCGTAGCAGGCCATGCGCAACTCATCGAGCATGTTGTGCGGGAAGGTGTCGGTGCCGATCCCGCAGGGAATGCCGGCCTCCACGTAGCGGCCGAGCGAGTTCAGCGCGATGCCGCGGCGCGCGAACACCACCGGGCAGTGAGCCACGGCGGCGCCGCTGTCGCGTAAGCGCGCGAAGTCGTCGGCGTGCGGGAAGTGCAGCCAGGGATGGTCGTTGAGGAAGATGCCGTGGCCGATGACGAGATCGGGCCCGAGCGCGCCGATCTTGTCGAGCCAGCCGATCGGCGTCTCGCCGGTGCGGCGCAGGATCTCCTGGAACTCGACGACGCTCTGGGCGGCGTGGATCTGGATCGGCTGGCCGCGGTCGCGGGCGGCGGCGAGCGCCTCCAGGATCTGGCCCTCCGTCACCGTGTCGATCTGGGCCGGGCAGAGCAGGCCCGAGATGCGCCCGCTCGGGTGGCGGCCGGCCTCGTCCATCAGGTCGATCGCCTCGCGTAAGGCGCGGTCGCCGCGGGCCGGGTCGAGGTCGTACTCGACCGAGTGGCCGTTCGTCGTCTTCCACGGCCCGGAGCGGAACATCGCCCAGAGCACGGCCCGGATCCCGGTCTCGGCGTAATGCTCGGGCCAGTCGGGGGTCGGCTGGCCGAGGTCGCAGATCGTCGTGACGCCGCTCTTCAGGAGTTCCGAGACGGCGACGCGCCTTGCGTGCCTGGCGTAACCCGGCCCGATGTTGAAGACCGGCATGAACTCGTAGAGCGAACTCTGGCCGAGCTTGGCGCTGCCGAGTTCCTCCAGCATGCCCTTCCAGCCGGGCTCGTGGCCGGGATGGGAGTGGATGTCGACGAAGCCCGGGATCAGCATCAGACCGGCGCCGTCGATCTCGGTCGCGACCGGGCCGTCATAATTCTTGCCGACGAAGACGATGTCCTTGCCCGAGAAGGCGAGGTCGGCGTTCCGCAGGTAGATGTGGGAGCCGGCCTCGGCGTCCCAGGCGACGATCCAGTCGCAGTTCCGGTAGTGCGTCGCGCCAGTGGATTCGGTCACGGGTCCCCTCCCCTGTTCTTGTCAGGCGGCCTCGCCGCCGCGGTCGTAGACGACCGTGCCGCCGCGGATGGCGAGGTCGCAGCGCGTATCGGACAGGATCTCGTCCGGCGCGGCCTTCGTCATGTCGCGCGAGAACACCGCGATGTCGGCGGCCAGCCCCGGCACGAGACGACCGCGATGCCCCTCGGCCTTGTTCACGTACGCCCCGAGCGCCGTGTAGGCGTGCAGCGCCTCGGGCAGCGACAGCCGCTCGTCCCCACCGATGACCGTGCCGCGTGAGGTCTTGCGGGTGAGCATCGTGTAGAGGTTCGGGAACGGATCGATGTCGCAGACCGGCGCGTCGCTGGAGGCCGCCGCCGCGAGGCCGTGATCGAGCCAGGTCTTCATCGGGT
This region of Methylobacterium sp. SyP6R genomic DNA includes:
- a CDS encoding amidohydrolase family protein, translating into MTESTGATHYRNCDWIVAWDAEAGSHIYLRNADLAFSGKDIVFVGKNYDGPVATEIDGAGLMLIPGFVDIHSHPGHEPGWKGMLEELGSAKLGQSSLYEFMPVFNIGPGYARHARRVAVSELLKSGVTTICDLGQPTPDWPEHYAETGIRAVLWAMFRSGPWKTTNGHSVEYDLDPARGDRALREAIDLMDEAGRHPSGRISGLLCPAQIDTVTEGQILEALAAARDRGQPIQIHAAQSVVEFQEILRRTGETPIGWLDKIGALGPDLVIGHGIFLNDHPWLHFPHADDFARLRDSGAAVAHCPVVFARRGIALNSLGRYVEAGIPCGIGTDTFPHNMLDELRMACYASRIRAGSYTGATTAQAFTAATSGGADLIRRPDLGRLASGCKADFAVIDMSNPYMQPDYEPLRSLIYSANDRAVRDVYVDGVQVVRDGAVTTFDIAEDIDMLRRGQAEVIAGAPGRDWAGRSLEELSPRVFPVRS